Proteins from one Cicer arietinum cultivar CDC Frontier isolate Library 1 chromosome 3, Cicar.CDCFrontier_v2.0, whole genome shotgun sequence genomic window:
- the LOC101496932 gene encoding pantoate--beta-alanine ligase, whose amino-acid sequence MAPKESPLIIRDKNQMRKWSRTMRSQGNIIALVPTMGYLHQGHLSLINEAHKHANLVAVSIYVNPGQFSPNEDLSTYPSDFQGDIQKLLSVPGGVDVVFNPINLYDYGEIDSGGEGVVVVEGDQVVSCIEKSGLGHETWVRVEKLEKGLCGMSRPVFFRGVATIVTKLFNIVEPDVAVFGKKDYQQWRVIQRMVRDLDFSIKVIGSEITRENDGLAMSSRNVHLSPEEREKALSINKSLSRAKSAAKDGQVQCEKLKNLVIQCITEAGGIIDYAEIVDQHSLEKKEFIKGPVVFCVAAWFGKVRLIDNMEINL is encoded by the exons ATGGCACCAAAGGAATCGCCATTGATAATCAGAGACAAAAACCAGATGAGAAAATGGTCAAGAACAATGAGATCACAAGGAAATATCATTGCTCTTGTTCCCACCATGGGTTACCTTCACCAAGGTCACCTTTCTCTCATCAATGAAGCTCACAAACACGCCAATCTCGTTGCTGTTTCAATCTATGTCAATCCGGGTCAGTTTTCTCCAAACGAGGATCTTTCCACATACCCTTCTGATTTTCAAGGTGATATTCAAAAGCTTTTGTCTGTTCCCGGTGGTGTTGATGTTGTTTTCAATCCTATTAATTTGTATGATTATGGGGAGATAGATTCTGGTGGTGAGGGTGTTGTTGTGGTGGAGGGTGATCAAGTTGTGTCTTGTATTGAGAAGAGTGGATTGGGACATGAAACTTGGGTTAGAGTTGAGAAACTTGAAAAGGGTCTTTGTGGGATGAGTAGACCTGTTTTCTTTAGAGGGGTTGCTACTATTGTTACTAAGTTGTTTAATATTGTGGAACCTGATGTTGCTGTCTTTGGTAAAAAGGATTATCAGCAATGGAGAGTTATTCAGAGAAtg GTTCGAGATCTTGATTTTTCCATAAAAGTGATAGGTTCTGAAATAACAAGGGAAAATGATGGGCTTGCAATGAGTTCGCGCAATGTACATCTTTCACCTGAAGAAAGGGAAaag GCGCTATCTATTAACAAATCATTATCAAGAGCCAAGTCAGCAGCAAAAGATGGTCAGGTGCAGTGTGAGAAATTGAAGAACTTAGTCATCCAATGCATTACTGAAGCTGGGGGAATAATTGACTACGCAGAG ATTGTTGATCAACATAGTTTAGAGAAAAAGGAATTCATCAAAGGTCCTGTTGTGTTCTGTGTTGCTGCATGGTTTGGTAAAGTCAGGCTTATAGACAACATGGAAATCAACTTGTAA